A stretch of the SAR324 cluster bacterium genome encodes the following:
- a CDS encoding phage integrase N-terminal SAM-like domain-containing protein — MNDQQQSKFKTLYQSHQLNLKLQGMSPKTICCYSLALRRVADYFDRCPDDLTQDELKIYFSDLLDSHSWSTMPGKL; from the coding sequence ATGAATGATCAACAGCAATCTAAATTTAAGACACTCTACCAGTCCCATCAACTCAACCTCAAACTTCAGGGGATGAGTCCTAAAACGATCTGTTGTTACAGTCTGGCCCTTCGCCGAGTAGCCGATTACTTCGACCGCTGTCCCGATGATTTGACGCAGGATGAATTGAAAATTTATTTTTCAGATCTGCTCGATAGTCATTCCTGGAGCACCATGCCCGGAAAACTTTGA